Within the Hevea brasiliensis isolate MT/VB/25A 57/8 chromosome 2, ASM3005281v1, whole genome shotgun sequence genome, the region cctccctcctccttttttttttatccgTGGGCATGTGTATTTGTTCTTATCTTTGTGTACATGTATGTATTTCGGGAAAACTCAGCTAATGTATATTCTCATTTGCTGCCTACTGGAGCAGTTCAAGTAATTGACTTTTGTTCTTGTTTATCTTTCAGCGACACAATACTATTGAACATGGAGGGCGTATGTCTCGGGCTAAGCGTAATGCTGCCCTCCaggtattttttatttatttattttttaattttagcatCTTATAAGAGGATGTGATCTTATGTAATGATATTTTATGATGATATACTGCTTTTTTGGTTCTTTGAGTGGTAAGTGTACCTTTTGTTTGTTTCTATCAGTGTATCTGGTTATTGATTTTATGTTTGTTGCTGATGTATATATGCTAGATACCAACAAGCTTTCGATATAGGCGAAGTACTGAACAAGATCGCCGTGGAAGGGGAAGGACATTCCATCGTGATCAATATGATGATCAAATATCTATTGCTATCCAAGCAAGTCTGGAGACAGCTAACTCAGAAAGCACATCTCATGATCCATCGTCATCATCTAGTGCACAAATAGTTTCTGTTCATGAAGATGTGAATTATATTGATCCATTGCTTCAGCCTTTTGAATCATTAACTGCAACTGATTCAGAACAGCCTTCAAGATATCTTCAAGCCTTGGGGCAAGGTTCCAGGAACACGCCTTTGGAAGAATCTTCCTTTCCCCCTCTTCTTATGAATTCCAGCAGTAATCAACAAAAAACCAAACAAGAATCAGAAGGTTTGCCTAATAACACTATGGCAGCACATCTTCGACGCCAAAACAGAAATGTAACCGTTTTTAATCCAGCTCAGGCATGGCCAGCTCCAACTCGTGGAAATGCATCTAGTAGTTCATTGCAATATAGGCCTAACTTAAATCCTGCATCTTCAAATTCACGAAGTTCTGCCGGTGGGCCTGCACTGTCTAGTTATGCAAGTTCTGTTCAGGTGCAGGCTCAGGCTAGACCTGTATTAGTTCACGGACATCTTTCGACTGGTTCCTCAGGAAACTTGGGCAACACCAATAGCATTGGGCACTCTGTACTGGCCCCAAATCTTTCCGACAGCAAATCATTGAGGCCATCCATTTCAGATTTCCCTCCTGTTTCTTCGACGCAAATCCGCAAGATGCCTCCCAGTGGCAATGTTTTGCAAAATGTGGAAGATATTCAAACTGCAAACAAATCACTGGTGGAAAAGATACGTGCTGCTCTTGAATGTGATGAGGACAAATATGCTTCTTTTAAAGACATTTCTGGACAGTATCGTCAGGGTTCAATTGGCACTGAAGAATACCTGTATTATGTACGGCAATATGGCTTGTCACATCTTGTTCTTGAGTTGGCTAGACTTTGCCCTGATTCTCAGAAGCAAAAAGAACTAGTTGACACCTACAATGCTAGTTTGAGAGGTAATGGTGCTCAAGAGAATGGTCAGGGCCGTGGTAGTGGCAATTTGAAAACTAGTACCAGCTCGAAGAAAGGCAAAGAGATGGATGGTGAAGGTAGTAGTTCGAAGGATAGATTGGCAGATGACATTATAAGCACTGTTCGAACAATGCAGTCACATTACAAGCCTACAGAAGATGAGGTGGAGGTGCTATTAAAGGATGGATATCGGTCAGCTAAAGGAATGGCTAATTTAATGGGCGATGAGAAACAAGTGGAGTTCAGTAACCAGGATGATTCCACATCTGCTGGGACTATATCTAATCAGAATGTGAAGGAAGGGGGATCTGGAAATAAGCATCGAAAGAAAACCTCAAAGTTTCATAGGGTGAGGCTGGGAGATGGCTCAATGGCAGCCCTTCTGGATCTCAAAAATTCTGATACTGATCCCAATCCTAATCCCAATCCCAATCCAGCTGATGACCAGTCAGATGGAAGCAATAAAGCAACTGGAGGATTATCTGTTCGTGGTGTTTGGCAGAAAAGGGGAGGTCATAAACTCTTTTAACAATCTGATTTTGGTAGATGCTTCATGGAGAAGCAAGGCAATGCTTAATATACCTGCAGTAGGTGGAAAAGTTTCCAGTGATTGCTTTGATTGCAATTATTTGGCAACATCAAATCCTTTTTCAGTTTGCTTATTTTCGTGTTCAGGTGATGAGTTTTGTGCCCTATTTCTGTCTCTCAATATTTTTTGACAGCGAGTTTGCTTGAAATGGTTAGCCCTTTGTTATATCTTGATGATCACAAATGTTTATTAACAGTACACAAAAGAAAGAATGTGGAGTTCTTAACATTGCAGAAATATTATGTTGCATGTTCAGTCGTCTTCTTATGATGAAGTTAAATGGTAtagtataatatatttaatctgtGTTTGTGTTTAACCCTGAATTTGCACAAAAGAAGATTTAAAGCTTAAAAATCAATTTACGAAGTAGACACTATATAGACAAAAGAAAGAAAATGCAATCTGATTCCCCCGCCAATTGCAAGTTAATCAAATAAGCCCCTTTCTAAACTGTGTTGTTTCTGCTCGTCTCCCTAAGTAGCATAAGCAACTGGCTGATAAGTGGGGCTGGTAAATGGTGGGTTTGGGTGGGTGTGTCGAGTTAAAATGGATGGGGTAATTAAATTTACTTATTTATTATTTACTGAAATTTATATAAGTATCTATATCcatttaattcttaattaatcttaatttatccatttccatttcctttattattgtttaatgttTAGAACTTCTGTTTAAATTGGTGATATTTCTATCATGGCCAAATTTGATTATACTTTTACCGTGCCGGGTGGAGCAAAAAGAGATCATATCTAAAATTTGATTAGCTAAAATATGAAATCCTCTTGCAACTTCAAATTCAATTACCCTTTTATAGTTACattttcccaaaaaaaaaaatgtttatttatttttttcttttttctcaacTTGGAAAAGGCAGAAGCGGGGACGACATGCTGCCAGATTGTCAAGGGGCAAGTTTAACAATGAAAAAGTCATTTGTGTCGTTAAATAACAGGTTTAAGAATAGTATTTCCTTTTATTTGATAGGGGACAATATTAGATAATACATGAAGTATTTACAGCATTAATGATTGCCCAGACACCAGATGCACTTAGCAACACCAGTTGATTGCAAGATTGTACAGCAATTTCTAATAGGTTAAGGTTGCATATGAGTAGTAGCATGACCGAAGGTCTTCTCACTGCTGTAACACATGTACAGAAATCCATCCTCGTCCTTGAAGGATTCATAGATAGAGTACATTAGAGCAGCTGTAGATCGTTACACAAAACATATCGGCAATTTCTTACTAAAAGTTCATGCAGAAGAATTTCATAAGTTAGACATAATATATGACTGCAAGTTCACCTGTCTGAGGTAAGGTATCCTTGACGAACACAAAAAGAGCTTTTCCAGTTGTCAAATGAAGCCTGCTACTTAGTACATGAATGAATTGCCCTACAGACATGTCTCGAGGAACCAGATATCTATAATATAAAAGAGACAGAGGAAATGTAAGAACTATTAGTTTACTTAAAAATAGAAAGAAAACATAATCTGCATAGAACATTTATCAGCATGCAAACCACACTCAAATAACCAGAGATTCAAAATAAAATGCTGCAAAGGTTGCAATTATGTAAATTGGGTCGACTCCTACTGACCATCTTTCATCTCTGTATCTCACAAAGCCAGCACCATACAGTTAAATTAGACACAGTGGATtctgtcaatttttttttctcaaaaaccCTCCGAAAACACAGCACTATCACTCAATTACCAATAAAAATGAGGGATTTTGATCCATTATGTACCCCACAGTCCCTCTCCAAAACAAGAACCCCATAGTTCCCCTCAAAACAAAATCATGGAACCATTTTCATAACATGGCTAATGCAAGGGATAAGGAGGAAATACCGAAAGCACAAACATATTATCATTTTTTCAGTACAACTAACCACTTTGCTAATCATAACAGTCTGCAAACTCCAACCGCTAATGGATCACATAATAACTTATCTAATTAGCTGCTGC harbors:
- the LOC110640920 gene encoding uncharacterized protein LOC110640920, which gives rise to MDDSCAVCADSLEWVAYGACGHREVCSTCVVRLRFICGDRCCCICKTESPVIFVTKALGDYTRMINDFSVLPSEPREGRVGSYWYHEDSQAFFDDVDHYKMIKAMCRLSCSECDKMDKEANDGTKRRGKFRSIDQLKGHLFHRHRLLMCSLCLEGRKVFICEQKLYTRAQLNQHISTGDSEVDGSESERGGFMGHPMCEFCKSPFYGDNELYSHMSTEHYTCHICQRQHPGQYEYYKNYDDLEIHFRREHFLCEDEACLAKKFVVFQTEAEIKRHNTIEHGGRMSRAKRNAALQIPTSFRYRRSTEQDRRGRGRTFHRDQYDDQISIAIQASLETANSESTSHDPSSSSSAQIVSVHEDVNYIDPLLQPFESLTATDSEQPSRYLQALGQGSRNTPLEESSFPPLLMNSSSNQQKTKQESEGLPNNTMAAHLRRQNRNVTVFNPAQAWPAPTRGNASSSSLQYRPNLNPASSNSRSSAGGPALSSYASSVQVQAQARPVLVHGHLSTGSSGNLGNTNSIGHSVLAPNLSDSKSLRPSISDFPPVSSTQIRKMPPSGNVLQNVEDIQTANKSLVEKIRAALECDEDKYASFKDISGQYRQGSIGTEEYLYYVRQYGLSHLVLELARLCPDSQKQKELVDTYNASLRGNGAQENGQGRGSGNLKTSTSSKKGKEMDGEGSSSKDRLADDIISTVRTMQSHYKPTEDEVEVLLKDGYRSAKGMANLMGDEKQVEFSNQDDSTSAGTISNQNVKEGGSGNKHRKKTSKFHRVRLGDGSMAALLDLKNSDTDPNPNPNPNPADDQSDGSNKATGGLSVRGVWQKRGGHKLF